CAGACTTGAGGTCCGGGCCGGTCCACTTCACGGGGTACGCCCGCATGAGCTCCCAACGCCGCACTGCGGTACCGGTGGAGTTGTAAACGATGATCGAGATGTTCTTGCGCTTCGCGGGCTCGCCGTTGAGGCCTTCCTTGAACCACTTGAAAAGGTCCTGCTGCGTGTCGAGTCCATGCTTCAGCGTGATGTTGCCGTACTTCACCCGAGTCGGCAACTTGTGCGTATACGAGTTGAGCCCGCCTTCGACGTACTCGTGCATCTCCGTTTCGATGCTCAAGCCCGAGCACTCCGAAAACCCGGCGACCTCGATTCCTCCGACCTCGACCCAGAATCTGAGGCCCAGATGGGGGTCTTTCGAACGTTGTGAACTTGCCATTGATCGTCTCCCGTGTTATCTCCTATTCTTGAAAACGCCCGTGCGGCTCCGTCCAGAGATCACTTCATCCTGAAAGAGCTTGAATACGCGGTCGGCCACCGCTTTCGGGTCCGCGTCTGTCGGTCTGCGGTCTTCCGCGTGGTCGGGATCGCGCGTTTCGGTTTCGACCTGCGAAGGCGGCGGTTCTGCGTTGCTCTCCGCCGTGATCGGGGTGGCAGCGAACTGCATACGCGGCAAATCGGGTTGTGGGGAGTCCGCCCCCACGTGTCCGCGCCTTCGGCTGACGACTCGAACTTTGCAGATCAGGGTGTCGATTTCTATCGCCATGTGGTTCCTCTCGTTACTGTCTCCGTTCGTCGTCCCGGGCCGGGGGCAACGAGCCGGTCGAAACTTGTTGGGTCAGGGACCTCGTTCGCAGGTTGACGACTGCCTGACGAGCCCATCCCAAGCGCGATTGGGCATAGGCCCACGCCTGCTGCTCGAAGGTCCCGCCCACACCGTTTTGCCGGGCCCAGCCTTCGACCATCCGTTGCAGAGAAGCAGGCTCGCGGGTGTGGCGCGACATTTCAGGCACTGAATCGCCTGCGCCCGCCATCGTGCTCGCGTACTCGATCCGACGGCTGTATTTGTAGGTTTGCCTCAGCAGTTCGATCGCCTGCGCTTGAGATGTAGGCTGGTGCATGTGGGCTTCCATTTGGGCGAGGCTGCTCGTCGCGCTTTGAGCCTGTTCGGCAAGCCCCCGTGCGCCGGTCCGCTCCATATACTGCCTTGCGCCTTCCGATATCTGAATCTGCCTGCCGTCCATCGTATCGACCGGATAGTGCGTCGTCGAGTCTGCCGCTCGCGCAAGGGGTTGTTGGAACCCAACGACGTCCGCAATGCCGGCCCTCGTGCCATAAGCTCCGGGCTGCATCATGAGCATCTCTGCTTGGAGTCGGGCGACCTCGGCATGGTCGACCGGGGTTTGCCTGAGGGCCGCGACTAGCCTTCGCCGGATACTCTGCATCACCATTTCTTGGGCCCTAATCTGGCGTCCGCGTTCAGAAAGCCCAGGTTCGGCCGTCGCCAGCCTCTGGGCCTCGGTTTGGACCGCCGATGTCAGTCGGTCGGCGATCTGCAGGGCCTCTCGGAACTGGGCCTCCAATTGCGCTCGCGACTGCGCCTCGAATCTGCGCTGGCCTGCGGGGGAGTTCGGATCGTTCGGGTTGAATTGCGCGAGCATCTGGTCTCGGAACTGGGCGAACGCCTCGGGGGACATCGTGCGCCGGAGTTCGACAAGGCTTGCGACGTCGAAGGCTCGAGTGACCCTTCCCTGCTGGCCTGCCGGCACTTGAAGGGGCGCGTCGATCCCGGTCCAAGGGTAGACGTTGACGTCCAGCGTGCGGTCGGGTTCGCCGCCCGTGCGCCGAGTGATCTCACGGTTAAGGGCGTCGGCAGCTTCTCCAGCCCTTTGTATCTCGCGGGCCACGGCTTCGGGAGTGGTAAGGCGGCTCGTGTCGGCCGGACGAACGCCGATATCGATGTCGCTCCGGAAACCTGGAGTGCCCGGAGCGTCGAACGTGAGCCCTTGGAATTGAGGGTTTTGTAAGACCGCCTGCTCTGCCTGTGACCGAATTGTCTGCCTCGCTGCATCGATCGCGCTTTGCTGTTCGGGCGTGAGCCTGGTCCCAAGTTCCTGGAGGTGGCCGCGCCAGTCACGGATCGACCGAATGAGGTTTTCGGCGGATTGCGGCGTGGGCGTCTCTTGGAACCTCTCAAGCGCTCTTCGTTGGCTTTCGGATTGGCGGTACTGCTCACGGGTCATGGAGCGCTCGCCTTCGCCCGGCCTGACCCCGCGCTGACTGAGGCCGGGATCGCTCGTTCTGGCTCCCTCTGGAACATCGGCTGGGCGAGTCGTCGGTGCTTCGGGCGGACGCGTCGTCGGAGCGTCGGCGGGGCGAGTCGTCGGAGCGTCGGCTGGCGC
The genomic region above belongs to Candidatus Nitrosymbiomonas proteolyticus and contains:
- a CDS encoding T4-like virus tail tube protein gp19, producing the protein MASSQRSKDPHLGLRFWVEVGGIEVAGFSECSGLSIETEMHEYVEGGLNSYTHKLPTRVKYGNITLKHGLDTQQDLFKWFKEGLNGEPAKRKNISIIVYNSTGTAVRRWELMRAYPVKWTGPDLKSDSGAIAVETLELAFDRLDPNK